A region from the Acidobacteriota bacterium genome encodes:
- a CDS encoding RNA-binding transcriptional accessory protein, protein MTSSPTASPVVFTPILDRIAQELSVAARQVTAAVALLDEGATVPFIARYRKEATGGLDDTQLRTLEERLGYLRELEERRTAILAALVEQQKLTPELEDAVRSADSKTRLEDLYAPHRPKKRSKAQIAREQGLEPLADALLATPALVPQEAAAEYVNEATGVADVAAALDGARAILIERFSEAPELVGGLRTYVWEHGTLRSVVVEGQEEKGAKFRDYFDAREPVSTVPPHRVLALLRGRKEGALKLSIALPDDESGAPLGEPERRIAACAGVTHQQRPADDFLRAAVTLAWKARLQPKLENDVEQRLREMAEAEAIRVFGTNLRDLLLAAPAGTRVTMGLDPGIRTGVKVAVVGNTGAVVATTAIYPHEPKKDWDGSIAALAALCAAHKVDLVAIGNGTASRETEKLVTDLMERFPEISLTRIVVSEAGASVYSASELASRELPDLDVTLRGAVSIARRLQDPLAELVKIEPRSIGVGQYQHDVSQSALARQLDGVVEDCVNAVGADVNTASPALLSRISGLNARLAAQIVDYRTQHGPFRRRADLRAVPRLGEKTFEQAAGFLRIPNGPDVLDASAVHPEAYEVVERIARATSREVPSLIGDGAFLRTLDPSAFADERFGTPTVRDILAELEKPGRDPRPEFRTAKFKDSVHQLSDLAPGMALEGVVTNVANFGAFVDIGVHQDGLVHVSQLADRFVKDPRDVVKAGQIVTVTVLEVDIARKRVALTMRKTERPAARQPQARDARQGGAADARVPRQRQDRQPSPRQPERRPQAPAAPSSTAMSAAFQKLLGGR, encoded by the coding sequence ATGACCAGCTCGCCGACCGCATCGCCGGTCGTGTTCACGCCGATCCTCGATCGCATCGCCCAGGAATTGTCGGTGGCGGCCCGTCAGGTGACCGCTGCCGTCGCGTTACTCGACGAGGGCGCCACGGTGCCCTTCATCGCGCGCTATCGCAAGGAGGCCACCGGCGGTCTCGACGATACGCAGCTGCGCACGCTCGAGGAGCGCCTCGGATATCTGCGTGAGCTCGAGGAGCGGCGCACGGCGATCCTCGCTGCGCTCGTCGAGCAGCAGAAGCTCACGCCGGAGCTCGAAGACGCAGTTCGCAGCGCAGACAGCAAGACGCGTCTCGAGGATCTGTATGCCCCGCATCGTCCGAAGAAGCGATCGAAGGCGCAGATCGCGCGCGAGCAGGGTCTGGAGCCTCTTGCGGACGCATTGCTCGCCACGCCCGCGCTCGTCCCGCAGGAGGCGGCCGCCGAGTACGTCAACGAGGCCACGGGCGTGGCCGACGTCGCCGCGGCGCTCGACGGTGCGCGCGCGATTCTCATCGAACGTTTCTCCGAAGCGCCGGAGCTCGTCGGCGGGTTGCGCACGTACGTGTGGGAACACGGCACGCTCCGGTCGGTGGTGGTGGAAGGGCAGGAAGAGAAGGGCGCGAAGTTCCGCGACTACTTCGACGCGCGCGAGCCGGTGAGTACGGTCCCGCCGCATCGCGTGCTCGCGTTGTTGCGCGGACGCAAGGAAGGCGCCCTGAAGCTGTCGATCGCGTTGCCCGACGATGAGAGTGGGGCACCGCTGGGTGAGCCGGAACGCCGCATCGCCGCGTGTGCCGGCGTCACGCACCAGCAGCGCCCTGCCGACGACTTCCTGCGCGCCGCCGTCACGCTCGCGTGGAAGGCGCGGCTGCAGCCCAAGCTGGAGAACGACGTCGAGCAGCGCCTGCGCGAGATGGCCGAAGCCGAGGCGATCCGCGTGTTCGGCACGAACCTGCGCGACCTGCTCCTCGCCGCACCGGCTGGCACGCGCGTCACGATGGGCCTCGACCCCGGGATCAGGACCGGCGTGAAGGTGGCGGTGGTCGGCAACACCGGTGCCGTCGTCGCTACCACAGCCATTTATCCGCACGAGCCGAAGAAGGACTGGGACGGATCGATCGCCGCACTGGCGGCGCTCTGCGCCGCGCACAAGGTGGATCTGGTGGCGATCGGCAACGGCACGGCGTCGCGGGAGACCGAGAAGCTCGTCACCGACCTGATGGAGCGCTTCCCCGAGATTTCGCTCACGCGCATCGTGGTGTCGGAGGCTGGGGCGTCCGTGTACTCGGCGTCGGAGCTGGCGTCCAGGGAACTGCCCGATCTCGACGTCACGCTGCGTGGCGCGGTGTCCATCGCCCGGCGTCTCCAGGATCCGCTGGCGGAACTGGTCAAGATCGAGCCGCGCTCGATCGGCGTCGGGCAGTATCAGCACGACGTCAGTCAGTCGGCTCTCGCCAGGCAGCTCGATGGCGTGGTGGAGGACTGCGTGAACGCCGTCGGCGCCGACGTGAACACGGCGTCGCCCGCGCTGCTGTCGCGCATCTCCGGGCTCAACGCGCGCCTTGCCGCGCAAATCGTCGACTACCGTACGCAGCACGGACCCTTCCGCCGGCGCGCCGACCTGCGTGCCGTACCGCGGCTCGGCGAAAAGACGTTCGAGCAGGCGGCGGGCTTCCTGCGCATCCCGAACGGCCCCGACGTGCTCGACGCATCGGCGGTCCACCCCGAGGCGTACGAGGTGGTGGAGCGGATCGCGCGTGCCACCTCGCGCGAGGTGCCGAGCCTGATCGGCGATGGCGCCTTCCTGCGCACGCTGGACCCGTCAGCGTTTGCCGACGAGAGATTCGGGACGCCAACCGTGCGCGACATCCTCGCCGAACTCGAGAAACCGGGACGCGATCCGCGCCCGGAGTTCCGCACGGCGAAGTTCAAGGACTCGGTCCACCAGTTGTCGGATCTCGCGCCGGGCATGGCGCTCGAAGGCGTGGTGACCAACGTGGCCAACTTCGGCGCGTTCGTCGACATCGGCGTCCATCAGGATGGCCTGGTCCACGTGTCGCAGCTCGCCGACCGCTTCGTGAAGGATCCGCGCGACGTCGTCAAGGCCGGCCAGATCGTGACGGTGACGGTGCTCGAAGTGGACATCGCGCGCAAGCGCGTCGCGCTCACGATGCGCAAGACGGAACGGCCGGCGGCGCGTCAGCCGCAGGCTCGTGATGCGCGCCAGGGTGGTGCGGCCGATGCACGCGTGCCGCGTCAGCGACAGGACCGACAGCCGTCGCCGCGTCAACCGGAACGTCGTCCGCAGGCGCCGGCCGCGCCGTCATCCACCGCGATGTCGGCGGCATTCCAGAAGTTGCTCGGCGGCCGGTAG
- the ettA gene encoding energy-dependent translational throttle protein EttA encodes MAPQYIYVMKGLTKVYPPDQVVLKDIWLSFLPGAKIGVLGYNGAGKSTLLRIMAGVETEFSGEAFLAQGRTVGYLPQEPQLDPAKTVLGNVEEGVQAIKDLLARFDELSANYSDETADEFAALQDRIDAVDAWNLDSKLELAMDALRLPPPDADVTTLSGGERRRVALCRLLLQSPDLLLLDEPTNHLDAESVAWLERFLKEYAGTVVAITHDRYFLDNVAGWILELDRGQGIPWEGNYSSWLDQKQQRLAQEAKAESRRQRSLQRELDWIRMSPRARQAKGKARLNAYEDLLAQDTKEKLDTVEIYIAPGPRLGDVVVEARDVRKAFGENLLFENLTFTLPRGGIVGVIGPNGAGKTTLFRMITGAESPDAGTLRLGETVQLGYVDQSRDALTADRTVWEEISGGHDEITLGKRTVPSRAYVSWFNFKGRDQQKRVGQLSGGERNRVHMAKLLRSGANLLLLDEPTNDLDVDTLRALEEALLDFAGCAVVISHDRWFLDRIATHILAFEGDSTVVWYEGNYQDYEADRHRRLGTAADTPHRVKYRKLTR; translated from the coding sequence ATGGCACCTCAGTACATCTACGTGATGAAGGGGCTGACCAAGGTCTATCCCCCGGACCAGGTCGTGCTCAAGGACATCTGGCTGTCGTTCCTGCCGGGCGCCAAGATCGGCGTGCTCGGCTACAACGGCGCCGGCAAGTCGACGCTGCTGCGCATCATGGCCGGCGTCGAGACGGAGTTCTCCGGCGAAGCGTTCCTCGCCCAGGGCCGGACCGTCGGCTACCTGCCGCAGGAACCGCAGCTCGATCCGGCCAAGACCGTGCTCGGCAACGTCGAGGAGGGCGTGCAGGCCATCAAGGACCTGCTCGCGCGCTTCGACGAACTGTCGGCCAACTACTCCGACGAGACCGCCGACGAGTTCGCCGCCCTGCAGGACAGGATCGACGCCGTCGACGCGTGGAATCTCGACAGCAAGCTCGAGCTCGCGATGGACGCGCTGCGCCTGCCGCCGCCCGACGCCGACGTCACCACGCTGTCTGGCGGCGAGCGGCGTCGCGTGGCGTTGTGCCGGCTGCTGCTGCAATCGCCCGACCTGCTGCTGCTCGACGAGCCCACCAACCACCTCGACGCCGAGTCTGTCGCGTGGCTGGAGCGTTTCCTCAAGGAGTACGCCGGCACCGTCGTCGCGATCACGCACGACCGCTACTTCCTCGACAACGTCGCCGGCTGGATTCTCGAGCTCGATCGCGGGCAGGGCATCCCGTGGGAAGGCAACTATTCCAGCTGGCTCGATCAGAAGCAGCAGCGACTGGCGCAGGAGGCGAAAGCCGAGTCGCGCCGGCAGCGCTCGCTGCAGCGTGAGCTCGACTGGATCCGCATGTCGCCGCGGGCGCGCCAGGCCAAGGGCAAGGCGCGCCTCAACGCGTACGAGGATCTGCTCGCGCAGGACACGAAGGAGAAGCTCGATACCGTCGAGATCTACATCGCGCCGGGGCCGCGTCTCGGCGACGTGGTGGTCGAGGCGCGCGACGTGCGCAAGGCGTTCGGCGAGAACCTGCTCTTCGAGAACCTCACGTTCACGCTGCCGCGCGGCGGCATCGTCGGCGTGATCGGTCCGAACGGCGCCGGCAAGACCACGCTCTTCCGGATGATCACCGGCGCCGAGTCGCCCGACGCCGGCACGCTGCGTCTCGGCGAGACCGTGCAGCTCGGGTACGTCGATCAGTCGCGCGACGCGTTGACGGCCGACCGCACGGTCTGGGAAGAGATTTCCGGCGGCCACGACGAAATCACGCTCGGCAAGCGTACGGTGCCGTCGCGTGCGTACGTGTCGTGGTTCAACTTCAAGGGACGCGATCAGCAGAAGCGCGTGGGGCAGCTGTCGGGCGGCGAGCGCAATCGCGTCCACATGGCCAAGCTCCTGCGCAGCGGCGCCAACCTCCTGCTGCTCGACGAGCCCACCAACGACCTCGACGTGGACACGCTTCGTGCGCTCGAGGAAGCCCTGCTCGACTTTGCCGGCTGCGCCGTGGTGATCAGCCACGACCGCTGGTTCCTCGACCGCATCGCCACGCACATCCTCGCCTTCGAGGGCGACAGCACGGTGGTGTGGTACGAGGGCAACTATCAGGACTACGAAGCCGATCGCCATCGCCGGCTCGGCACCGCGGCAGACACGCCTCATCGCGTGAAGTACCGTAAGCTCACGAGATAG
- a CDS encoding TIGR00266 family protein, producing MWYYAQNNAPVGPISFDDLVGRIRTGVVGPDTLVFTAGMAQWQAAKDSTQLASLFAVAAAPVAPGGMAAAVPAASAPSPAYAAPVGGRTAHELTYRIVGEDVQFVEVELDPGEAAVAEAGTMMYMTAGVQRDTIFGDGGQQQSAGIMGALVGAGKRLLTGESLFTTVFSNPSSSLQKVAFAAPYPGRILPMDLEQLGGELICQKDSFLAAARGVSIGIAFQKKIGVGLFGGEGFIMQRLTGDGLTFVHAGGMIEAIDLKAGEQLRVDTGCLVALTPSVQYDVQFVGKVKTALFGGEGLFFAVVTGPGRVWLQSLPLSRMADRIIKAVPGLTRGGKEEGSILGGLGNLLDGDN from the coding sequence ATGTGGTACTACGCCCAGAACAACGCTCCAGTCGGTCCGATCTCGTTCGATGACCTCGTCGGTCGCATTCGCACCGGCGTTGTCGGGCCCGACACGCTCGTCTTCACGGCGGGGATGGCGCAGTGGCAGGCGGCGAAGGACTCGACGCAGCTCGCGTCGCTGTTCGCCGTCGCCGCGGCCCCGGTGGCCCCGGGGGGCATGGCGGCGGCCGTTCCTGCGGCGTCGGCACCCTCGCCTGCCTACGCCGCGCCTGTTGGCGGACGTACGGCGCACGAGCTCACGTACCGCATCGTCGGCGAGGACGTGCAGTTCGTGGAGGTGGAACTCGATCCGGGCGAAGCCGCCGTGGCCGAGGCCGGCACGATGATGTACATGACCGCCGGCGTGCAGAGGGATACGATCTTCGGCGATGGCGGTCAGCAGCAGTCGGCCGGCATCATGGGCGCGCTCGTGGGAGCTGGTAAGCGACTCCTGACGGGTGAGAGCCTGTTCACGACGGTGTTCTCCAACCCGTCGTCGTCGCTGCAGAAGGTGGCGTTCGCGGCGCCGTACCCCGGACGCATCCTGCCGATGGACCTCGAGCAGCTCGGCGGCGAGCTGATCTGCCAGAAGGACAGCTTCCTCGCGGCGGCCAGGGGCGTCTCGATCGGCATCGCGTTCCAGAAGAAGATCGGCGTCGGTCTGTTCGGCGGCGAGGGCTTCATCATGCAGCGCCTCACCGGCGACGGCCTGACGTTCGTGCACGCGGGCGGCATGATCGAGGCGATCGATCTGAAGGCGGGCGAGCAACTGCGCGTGGACACAGGGTGCCTGGTCGCGCTCACTCCGTCGGTGCAGTACGACGTGCAGTTTGTCGGCAAGGTGAAGACGGCGCTGTTCGGTGGTGAAGGGCTCTTCTTCGCGGTCGTCACCGGCCCAGGCCGCGTGTGGCTGCAGTCACTGCCGTTGAGCCGCATGGCCGATCGCATCATCAAGGCCGTGCCGGGCCTGACGCGTGGCGGCAAGGAGGAAGGCTCCATCCTCGGCGGCCTCGGCAATCTCCTCGACGGCGATAATTAG
- a CDS encoding DUF533 domain-containing protein, with protein MDPERLIGELIGGFLGGRKKRRRGGVGLSGVGRHAARRAGGSLLNAGTLLTVGGLIWGALETMQGSSTPAATPTSSAPPPPPPVPGSSPRGVMAGASGPSVVPPPLPTPAIPATAVPPPPPLPAALLPLIQLAVSAARADGELSDEEIALIRDRADALGAAALVDAELQARRPLESIASAFVSPEQREVAYALAYAVVHGQDGISSGERMYLTQLQRLLALPHDIVDRIERDTLSGESG; from the coding sequence ATGGATCCGGAACGACTCATCGGCGAACTGATCGGCGGCTTTCTCGGCGGCAGGAAGAAGCGGCGTCGCGGCGGCGTCGGGCTGTCGGGCGTCGGCAGGCATGCGGCTCGACGTGCTGGCGGCAGCCTGCTGAATGCGGGCACGCTCCTCACCGTCGGCGGTCTCATCTGGGGCGCGCTCGAGACCATGCAGGGTAGCAGTACGCCCGCGGCCACGCCGACATCGTCTGCGCCACCGCCACCGCCGCCTGTACCGGGGAGTTCGCCGCGCGGCGTGATGGCAGGTGCGTCCGGCCCATCGGTCGTGCCACCACCGCTGCCCACGCCTGCGATACCGGCGACTGCCGTGCCACCGCCTCCTCCGCTGCCGGCGGCGCTGCTCCCGCTGATTCAGCTCGCTGTCAGCGCGGCGCGCGCCGACGGCGAGTTGTCGGACGAAGAGATCGCGCTGATCCGCGATCGTGCCGACGCGTTGGGCGCCGCGGCGCTGGTCGATGCCGAGTTGCAGGCGCGCCGGCCTCTCGAGTCGATCGCATCGGCATTCGTCTCGCCGGAGCAGCGCGAGGTGGCGTATGCGCTCGCCTACGCCGTGGTCCACGGTCAGGACGGCATCTCATCCGGCGAGCGCATGTATCTCACTCAGTTGCAGCGTCTGCTCGCGCTGCCGCACGACATCGTCGATCGCATCGAGCGGGACACGCTGTCGGGCGAATCAGGCTGA
- a CDS encoding alpha/beta hydrolase translates to MSTLAGFEHRHVPAVDGAQTTLVVLHGTGGDEHDLLPLGRALHPTAALLSPRGRVLEGHMPRFFRRFAEGRFDLDDVRVRAGELAAFLDEASRTYGLARDRFVAVGYSNGANIAHATLLLHPDSLAAAALLHAQFILAPDPLPALDDRPVFLAAGEADPLVPIAEARRLADTLAATGASVTPFWSSGGHALTRDDVTRAQQWLNVTGFGA, encoded by the coding sequence ATGTCCACGTTGGCGGGCTTCGAGCATCGGCACGTTCCGGCGGTAGACGGCGCGCAGACGACGCTGGTGGTGTTGCACGGGACCGGCGGCGACGAGCACGATCTGCTGCCGCTCGGACGGGCGCTTCATCCAACGGCGGCGCTGCTCAGCCCGCGCGGGCGCGTGCTCGAAGGCCACATGCCGCGTTTCTTCCGTCGCTTCGCGGAGGGCCGCTTCGATCTGGACGATGTGCGCGTGCGCGCGGGAGAGTTGGCCGCGTTCCTCGACGAGGCGTCGCGTACGTACGGTCTCGCGCGCGATCGCTTCGTGGCGGTGGGGTATTCCAACGGTGCCAACATCGCGCACGCGACGCTGCTGCTGCACCCTGACAGCCTTGCCGCGGCAGCACTGCTGCACGCGCAGTTCATCCTCGCGCCGGATCCGCTGCCGGCGCTCGACGACCGGCCGGTGTTCCTCGCCGCAGGCGAGGCCGACCCGCTCGTGCCCATCGCGGAAGCACGACGCCTGGCCGACACGCTTGCGGCAACCGGCGCGTCTGTGACACCGTTCTGGTCTTCCGGCGGCCACGCCCTCACCCGAGACGATGTGACGCGGGCGCAGCAGTGGCTGAACGTGACGGGCTTCGGCGCGTAA
- the dinB gene encoding DNA polymerase IV: protein MFSRPADVRRILHIDMDAFYASVEQRDRPELRGQPVAVGGRPESRAVVCAASYEARVFGVRSAMPMSRAVRLCPNLVIVPTDFAKYRAASQTVFAIFRSVTPLVEPLSLDEAYLDVTENAWGETLGVDVARRIKRAIHEETGLTASAGVAPNKFLAKIASGWRKPDGLTVIAPERMEAFLQHLPIDALWGVGPVTAKRLRAHGIDRLIDVRAATPATLAAAVGSQAAWLTALAWGRDDRRVTPDRPTKSHGAERTYDEDMRDVTVMRHQLERLSAICGEWLERRQYRARTVTLKVRYDDFTTVTRSQSVSGGIGDTATIRTHAIALLDRTAAATHPVRLLGVSVHNFIDPSAVTTTGDGLLPFD, encoded by the coding sequence ATGTTCTCCCGACCTGCTGACGTGCGGCGGATTCTGCACATCGACATGGACGCGTTCTACGCATCAGTCGAGCAGCGCGACAGGCCGGAACTGCGCGGGCAGCCGGTGGCGGTGGGCGGCCGGCCGGAGAGTCGTGCGGTCGTGTGCGCGGCGTCGTACGAGGCGCGGGTGTTCGGCGTGCGATCGGCGATGCCGATGTCGCGGGCGGTGCGTCTGTGTCCGAACCTCGTCATCGTCCCGACCGACTTCGCGAAGTACAGGGCCGCGTCACAGACGGTGTTTGCCATCTTCCGATCGGTGACGCCGCTCGTGGAACCGCTGTCGCTCGATGAGGCGTATCTCGACGTGACCGAGAACGCATGGGGCGAGACGCTGGGCGTGGACGTCGCGCGACGCATCAAGCGCGCGATCCACGAAGAGACGGGGCTCACGGCCTCGGCCGGCGTGGCGCCCAACAAGTTCCTGGCCAAGATCGCGTCGGGCTGGCGCAAACCCGACGGTCTCACCGTGATCGCGCCCGAACGCATGGAGGCGTTCCTGCAGCATCTCCCCATCGACGCGTTGTGGGGCGTCGGACCTGTGACGGCCAAGCGGCTGCGTGCACACGGAATCGACCGGCTCATCGACGTGCGCGCGGCGACACCCGCGACGCTCGCGGCGGCCGTGGGTTCGCAGGCCGCGTGGCTCACCGCGCTGGCATGGGGGCGCGACGATCGGCGCGTGACGCCCGATCGGCCGACGAAGTCGCATGGCGCCGAGCGGACCTACGACGAGGACATGCGCGACGTGACCGTCATGCGCCACCAGCTCGAACGGCTGTCGGCGATCTGCGGCGAGTGGCTGGAGCGCAGGCAGTACCGCGCGCGAACCGTCACGCTGAAGGTGCGTTACGACGACTTCACCACCGTCACGCGCAGCCAGAGCGTGTCGGGAGGCATCGGCGACACGGCGACGATCCGGACGCACGCGATCGCGCTGCTCGACAGAACCGCGGCCGCCACGCACCCCGTACGCCTCCTCGGCGTCAGCGTCCACAACTTCATCGACCCCTCGGCCGTCACGACGACGGGCGACGGGCTCCTGCCGTTCGACTGA
- a CDS encoding ABC transporter ATP-binding protein, with amino-acid sequence MLVNRLLGLVLPASTKYLVDDVIGKSQPDLLWTLALVVGLATLGEAVTSFALSQILGVAAQRAITEMRREVQAHVARLPVRYFDTVQTGVLISRVMSDADGIRNLVGTGLVQLTGGILTAIIALGVLFYLNWTLTLAMIVVLGGFGTVMALAFKRLRPLFRERGQIQAEVTGRLSQSLGGIRVVKAYTAEKREEIVFSKGAHRLLRNVAQAMTGVSATTAMGTVVIGVTGVIMITIGGRSLVAGTMTLGDFVMYVFFTGLVAAPMISIASIGTQITEAFAGLDRIREIKKMATEDADDHARRELTDVEGRVTFEDVWFEYTPGVPVIKGVSFDAPAGSTTALVGSSGSGKSTLISLVMAFNRPTTGRVLIDGQDIDEIQLSSYRRHLGIVLQENFLFDGTIADNIRYANPHASMDEVIAAARIAYCDEFVEGFTDGYRTVVGERGVRLSGGQRQRVAIARAILADPRILILDEATSSLDSESEARIQDALRSLRRGRTTFVIAHRLSTIRSADQILVIEDGRIVEHGRHAELMALGGRYRDLHDRQYAVELDRFINPGEDFTPEPVTAGIDASGA; translated from the coding sequence ATGCTCGTCAACCGGCTCCTCGGCCTCGTCCTCCCGGCGTCGACCAAGTACCTCGTGGACGACGTGATCGGCAAGAGCCAACCGGACCTGCTGTGGACGCTGGCGCTGGTGGTCGGGCTCGCGACGCTGGGCGAAGCGGTCACCTCCTTCGCGCTCTCGCAGATTCTCGGCGTGGCGGCACAGCGCGCGATCACCGAGATGCGGCGCGAGGTGCAGGCCCACGTGGCGCGCCTGCCCGTGCGCTACTTCGACACCGTGCAGACGGGCGTCCTCATCTCGCGCGTGATGAGCGACGCCGACGGCATCCGCAACCTCGTGGGCACGGGGCTCGTGCAGCTCACGGGCGGCATCCTCACCGCGATCATCGCGCTCGGCGTGCTGTTCTACCTGAACTGGACGCTGACGCTCGCGATGATCGTCGTGCTCGGGGGCTTCGGCACCGTGATGGCGCTCGCCTTCAAGCGCCTGCGTCCGCTGTTCCGCGAACGCGGGCAGATCCAGGCCGAAGTCACGGGCCGGCTGTCGCAGTCGCTCGGCGGCATTCGCGTGGTGAAGGCGTACACCGCCGAGAAGCGCGAGGAGATTGTCTTCAGCAAGGGCGCGCACCGCCTGCTGCGCAACGTCGCGCAGGCGATGACCGGCGTCTCGGCGACGACGGCGATGGGGACCGTGGTGATCGGCGTCACGGGCGTCATCATGATCACCATCGGCGGCAGGTCGCTCGTCGCGGGCACGATGACGCTCGGCGACTTCGTGATGTACGTCTTCTTCACCGGCCTCGTCGCGGCGCCGATGATCTCCATCGCGTCGATCGGCACGCAGATCACCGAGGCGTTCGCGGGCCTCGACCGCATTCGCGAGATCAAGAAGATGGCCACCGAGGACGCCGACGATCACGCGCGTCGCGAGCTCACCGACGTCGAGGGGCGCGTCACGTTCGAGGACGTCTGGTTCGAGTACACGCCCGGCGTGCCGGTGATCAAGGGCGTGTCCTTCGATGCGCCGGCTGGCTCCACGACGGCACTCGTCGGTTCGAGCGGATCGGGCAAGAGCACGCTCATCAGCCTGGTGATGGCCTTCAACAGGCCGACCACCGGACGCGTCCTGATCGATGGGCAGGACATCGACGAGATACAGCTCTCCAGCTACCGCCGTCACCTCGGCATCGTGCTGCAGGAGAACTTCCTCTTCGACGGCACCATCGCCGACAACATCCGCTATGCGAATCCGCACGCGTCGATGGACGAGGTGATCGCCGCCGCGCGCATCGCGTACTGCGACGAGTTCGTGGAGGGTTTCACGGACGGGTATCGCACGGTGGTGGGGGAGCGCGGCGTGCGGTTGTCCGGCGGGCAGCGCCAGCGCGTGGCGATCGCGCGCGCCATTCTCGCGGACCCACGCATCCTGATCCTCGACGAGGCCACGTCGAGTCTCGACAGCGAGAGCGAGGCGCGCATCCAGGACGCGCTCCGGTCGCTGCGTCGAGGACGCACCACGTTCGTCATCGCGCACCGGTTGTCCACGATTCGCAGCGCGGATCAGATCCTCGTCATCGAAGACGGCCGGATCGTCGAACATGGCAGGCATGCGGAGTTGATGGCGCTCGGCGGCCGCTATCGCGACCTGCACGACCGCCAGTACGCCGTCGAACTCGATCGGTTCATCAATCCGGGTGAGGACTTCACGCCGGAGCCTGTCACGGCGGGGATCGACGCCTCAGGCGCGTGA
- a CDS encoding peptidylprolyl isomerase, which translates to MRLRLLVVTGAMLVGVVAVADVDAQTRRRQSTPAPAPAAPARYTATRPASALADKQVVFETTHGTFVVQLDAAAAPNHVGFVLDQADAGAYDGTTFHRAVPMGIVQGGDPLSIDPAKTTLYGTGGLNRLKREPNDRKTVRGAVAAVLIPNKPDSAGAQFFVCLTDQPGLDGQFTVFGEVVEGLEVVEQISLTPLDAEGRLTSRVVITKATVRDTPPPSAAPFAETTVEALAATRATISTTLGDIIVGFAPDVAHEHVRNFLRLAQLGVYDDTGFHRVVPGFAIQAGDLSSRQAPLTQVQRKAVGTVRGEFNALKHEAGILSMARGDDPDSASTSFFICTAPAPTLDGKYTAFGRVLEGMDVVRAIEQTALDGEAPRTRIAITKVTITKDAQ; encoded by the coding sequence GTGCGCCTTCGCCTTCTTGTCGTGACTGGTGCGATGCTCGTCGGAGTCGTCGCCGTCGCAGATGTCGACGCGCAGACGCGTCGTCGGCAGTCGACGCCAGCGCCGGCGCCAGCCGCTCCGGCTCGGTACACCGCCACGCGACCCGCGTCGGCGCTCGCGGACAAGCAGGTCGTGTTCGAGACGACGCACGGCACGTTCGTGGTGCAACTCGACGCCGCTGCGGCACCCAATCACGTCGGGTTCGTGCTCGATCAGGCGGATGCCGGCGCCTACGACGGCACGACCTTCCATCGCGCCGTGCCGATGGGCATCGTCCAGGGCGGCGACCCGCTCTCGATCGATCCGGCGAAGACCACGCTCTACGGAACCGGCGGCCTCAATCGCCTGAAGCGTGAGCCCAACGATCGCAAGACCGTGCGTGGCGCCGTGGCGGCCGTCCTGATCCCGAACAAGCCAGACAGCGCGGGGGCGCAGTTCTTCGTCTGCCTCACCGATCAACCCGGACTCGACGGGCAGTTCACCGTCTTCGGCGAAGTCGTCGAAGGTCTCGAGGTCGTCGAGCAGATCTCGCTCACGCCGCTCGACGCCGAAGGACGTCTGACGTCGCGCGTCGTGATCACGAAGGCAACAGTGCGAGACACGCCGCCGCCGAGCGCGGCACCGTTCGCCGAGACGACGGTCGAAGCCCTCGCGGCGACGCGCGCCACCATCAGCACCACGCTCGGCGACATCATCGTCGGCTTCGCGCCCGATGTCGCGCATGAGCATGTCCGCAATTTCCTGCGTCTCGCACAGCTCGGCGTGTACGACGACACGGGGTTCCATCGCGTGGTGCCGGGGTTCGCGATTCAGGCTGGCGATCTGTCGTCGCGGCAGGCGCCGCTCACGCAAGTGCAACGGAAGGCCGTCGGCACCGTGCGCGGCGAGTTCAACGCGCTGAAGCACGAGGCGGGCATCCTCAGCATGGCGCGTGGCGACGATCCGGACAGCGCCAGCACGTCGTTCTTCATCTGTACCGCGCCCGCACCCACGCTCGACGGCAAGTACACCGCCTTCGGCCGCGTGCTCGAAGGCATGGACGTGGTGCGCGCGATCGAGCAGACGGCGCTCGACGGCGAGGCGCCGCGCACACGCATCGCGATCACGAAGGTCACCATCACGAAGGACGCGCAGTGA